One genomic window of Corynebacterium pseudotuberculosis includes the following:
- a CDS encoding SAM-dependent methyltransferase produces the protein MKGHSGSRDHLVRIDAEMWPNIAAVPEGFRVKMKARKAESEFAAACFKAGLRLDGEDSDLVVVEETLFRRIAAAGWLGLAEGYMAEEWKSERLVDVLVKLFAVGYNPKTSHAPLGGEYQGKEIPPQLIRLFSGDGMSVHGTVFSSGVPITERTSVRSFVRGAGKSNEPASHFVDVTTVSDPTVVEKADLGDGQLRATTMLLDSAHVHAGTHLLDFPSSGPALAINAAHRRATVDVLTADREHSQDMKYVLDLAKVEGSVHVELIDTAMPEAAAWPMSYDVITNMEKLELMGPRMRRRYMQALDRLLISGGYFAAQSVVLTGHMPDVAKSALNVCKAYIWPALDLMTMENVHKLFDIASGLRIIAETHVGGHYQEGLRLQRATFEGLLREAAADGFDPVYRRLWVFQLAIREALFRVGALDAVQITATTRNRRRRT, from the coding sequence GTGAAAGGACATTCAGGCTCACGTGATCATCTTGTGCGTATCGACGCCGAAATGTGGCCAAACATAGCCGCTGTGCCTGAGGGCTTCCGGGTTAAAATGAAGGCTCGTAAAGCAGAATCGGAGTTTGCTGCCGCCTGTTTTAAGGCCGGTTTGCGTCTGGACGGGGAGGACTCAGATCTCGTTGTTGTAGAGGAGACCTTATTTCGTCGAATAGCTGCGGCCGGATGGCTTGGCCTCGCTGAAGGATATATGGCGGAGGAATGGAAGTCTGAGCGTCTAGTTGATGTATTGGTAAAGCTTTTTGCTGTGGGATACAACCCGAAGACTTCTCACGCACCGTTAGGTGGCGAATACCAGGGTAAAGAAATTCCTCCACAACTGATCAGACTGTTTTCGGGGGACGGAATGAGCGTTCATGGGACGGTCTTTTCTTCAGGAGTTCCCATTACAGAGAGAACTTCTGTGAGAAGTTTTGTCAGAGGTGCAGGAAAATCCAATGAACCGGCAAGTCACTTTGTGGACGTTACCACGGTGAGTGATCCCACTGTGGTGGAGAAAGCTGACCTGGGGGATGGGCAGCTGCGGGCGACGACGATGCTTCTTGACTCAGCCCATGTACATGCAGGAACCCATCTCCTTGATTTTCCAAGCTCGGGACCTGCCTTAGCAATTAACGCAGCGCATCGACGTGCAACTGTTGATGTTTTGACCGCGGATCGTGAACATTCTCAGGACATGAAGTATGTATTGGATCTTGCAAAGGTCGAAGGCAGTGTTCATGTGGAATTGATTGATACTGCAATGCCAGAAGCTGCTGCATGGCCTATGAGCTATGACGTGATTACCAATATGGAAAAGCTTGAGCTTATGGGGCCTCGGATGCGCAGACGTTATATGCAAGCGCTTGATCGTCTGCTTATTTCAGGTGGTTATTTTGCGGCGCAATCCGTAGTACTGACTGGCCATATGCCGGATGTAGCTAAAAGTGCTCTCAATGTGTGCAAAGCATACATCTGGCCTGCTTTAGATCTAATGACGATGGAGAACGTGCATAAGCTTTTTGATATTGCCTCAGGATTGAGAATAATTGCGGAAACGCACGTTGGAGGCCATTATCAGGAAGGCCTACGGCTGCAGCGTGCAACTTTTGAAGGCCTTTTAAGAGAAGCTGCAGCGGATGGTTTTGATCCTGTATACCGGCGGCTATGGGTATTTCAATTGGCTATCCGAGAAGCCTTATTTCGCGTTGGAGCATTGGACGCTGTTCAGATTACGGCGACAACACGGAATCGTAGGCGTCGTACATAA
- a CDS encoding MerR family transcriptional regulator, with protein sequence MIVTEETARNSTPVQEALFDMGPDEEVGYRVPIACQVAGITYRQLDYWARTKLVEPTIRTARGSGSQRLYSFKDILVLKIVKRLLDTGISLQNIRLAVDKLRNRGVDDLAEITLVSDGTTVYECRSNEEVIDLLGGGQGVFGIAVPGIVRELTGTISAFPSEKISDLMDDNVVGVDELAARRRRKTS encoded by the coding sequence ATGATCGTGACTGAAGAGACCGCAAGAAATAGTACTCCGGTACAGGAGGCTCTTTTTGATATGGGGCCGGATGAGGAAGTTGGCTACCGAGTTCCTATTGCTTGCCAGGTCGCAGGTATTACATACCGCCAGCTCGATTATTGGGCGCGTACCAAACTCGTAGAACCGACAATTCGTACTGCGCGAGGATCTGGCTCACAACGTCTTTATTCCTTTAAAGACATCCTAGTTTTAAAAATTGTAAAGCGACTGCTCGATACAGGTATTTCTCTGCAGAATATCCGTCTTGCCGTAGATAAACTACGTAATCGTGGCGTTGATGATCTAGCAGAGATCACATTGGTCTCTGACGGGACTACGGTGTACGAGTGCCGCTCCAATGAGGAGGTCATTGATCTTCTGGGTGGGGGACAAGGTGTCTTTGGCATTGCTGTTCCCGGAATCGTTCGTGAACTCACCGGAACAATCTCGGCGTTCCCGTCAGAGAAAATCAGTGATCTTATGGATGACAATGTGGTCGGCGTTGATGAGCTTGCTGCACGTCGGAGAAGGAAGACCTCCTAA
- a CDS encoding NAD(P)/FAD-dependent oxidoreductase — protein MSDNPFRPEGGRHHVVVIGSGFGGLFAVQNLKDADVDITLIDRTNHHLFQPLLYQVATGILSSGEIAPQTRQVLLKQDNVNVVKAEVTDINTSAKTVSASLGEYSKTIEYDSLIVAAGAGQSYFGNDHFAQHAPGMKTIDDALELRARILGAFERAEICDDPVERDRLLTFVIVGAGPTGVELAGQLAEMAHRTLAGEYTRFNPANAKIILIDGAPQILPPFGKRLGRNAQRELEKIGVTVKLNAIVTDLDEDSVTYKSTTDNSTHTINSFCKIWSAGVAASPLGKVLADQLEVEVDRAGRVPVNPDLSVGSDKNVFVIGDMMSLNNLPGVAQTAIQGGAYVAEQIAAEVEGRSADEREPFEYYDKGSMATVSRFNAVVKLGKVEVTGFIGWAMWLCVHLMFLVGFRNRATAAFSWGINALSRKRWNLATTRQQLHARGALAEQDKNLETKN, from the coding sequence ATGTCTGACAACCCATTTCGCCCTGAAGGCGGCCGCCATCACGTCGTCGTGATTGGCTCCGGCTTCGGTGGTCTATTCGCGGTTCAGAATCTCAAGGATGCTGACGTCGATATCACTTTGATCGATCGGACAAACCACCATCTTTTCCAGCCACTGCTGTACCAAGTAGCAACCGGCATCCTTTCCTCGGGTGAAATTGCCCCGCAGACACGTCAGGTCCTGCTCAAGCAGGACAACGTCAATGTTGTCAAAGCCGAAGTCACCGACATTAATACCTCGGCGAAGACGGTATCTGCCTCACTTGGCGAGTATTCCAAAACCATCGAATACGATTCCCTAATCGTGGCTGCCGGCGCAGGACAATCCTATTTTGGTAATGACCACTTTGCGCAGCATGCCCCAGGTATGAAGACAATCGACGATGCCCTTGAACTACGCGCGCGTATTCTCGGGGCGTTTGAGCGAGCAGAAATTTGCGACGATCCGGTGGAGAGAGATCGTCTCCTCACATTTGTGATTGTCGGCGCAGGTCCTACAGGCGTTGAACTAGCAGGTCAGCTTGCTGAGATGGCTCACCGTACTTTGGCAGGCGAATACACCCGTTTCAACCCGGCCAACGCAAAGATCATCCTCATCGACGGCGCACCTCAGATTTTGCCGCCTTTTGGTAAGCGACTCGGACGTAATGCCCAGCGTGAACTCGAAAAGATTGGTGTAACAGTCAAACTCAATGCAATCGTTACCGATCTTGATGAGGATTCAGTCACCTACAAATCCACGACGGATAACTCCACTCACACCATCAATTCTTTCTGCAAGATTTGGTCTGCGGGAGTCGCAGCTTCTCCCCTGGGCAAAGTTCTTGCCGACCAGCTTGAAGTAGAAGTTGATCGTGCCGGACGCGTTCCCGTTAATCCGGATCTCTCCGTAGGCAGCGATAAAAATGTTTTTGTCATTGGTGACATGATGTCCTTGAATAATCTTCCTGGTGTTGCACAAACCGCTATCCAGGGCGGCGCGTATGTTGCAGAACAGATCGCGGCCGAGGTTGAGGGACGCAGTGCCGACGAGCGTGAACCTTTTGAATATTACGATAAAGGCTCCATGGCTACTGTCTCCCGGTTTAATGCCGTGGTAAAACTCGGAAAAGTTGAGGTCACGGGCTTTATCGGGTGGGCCATGTGGCTCTGCGTCCACCTCATGTTCCTCGTCGGCTTCCGCAACCGCGCTACTGCAGCGTTCTCATGGGGAATCAATGCACTGTCACGCAAGCGCTGGAACTTAGCGACTACTCGCCAACAGCTACACGCACGTGGCGCACTTGCTGAACAGGATAAAAACCTAGAAACAAAAAACTAG
- a CDS encoding hemolysin family protein, with protein sequence MDILISILSLFGFVLLTTSTGLFVAVEFALTGLERSTIENDVRERGDKKSLAVQRDYQNLSFVLSGAQLGITITTLATGYLAEPVLAKFLTPLLAFFGLPHTASTAVALILALVIATLLSMVFGELVPKNIAITNPLGTARHVVGPVNAFNTVFKGFINTLNKSANWTVRKLGIEPADELATARSTQELTALVRSSAETGDIDENTALVLDRSLKFGETTAEELMTPRSTVETLSEDSTVIDLINLAIETGHSRFPVIRGDLDDTIGVVHFKDAFSVPKEQRHSVLLHSLARPVPIVPASLDGDSVLNAVRSAGSQIILVADEYGGTAGLITIEDVVEEILGEVYDEHDDAESERDFQRFGSSWEVSGLVRLDELAEKVGYFAPEGPYETLGGLVMCVLGRIPKVNDEILVPESDNPLLAEFESGYKGRWVAKVTVMEDRRVDRVILSPITDEEATRFISSTEEDNS encoded by the coding sequence ATGGACATATTGATAAGCATCCTTTCACTTTTTGGCTTCGTGCTCCTAACAACAAGCACCGGCTTATTCGTTGCTGTCGAGTTCGCGCTCACTGGTCTCGAACGCTCAACGATTGAAAACGACGTACGCGAACGCGGGGATAAGAAGTCACTGGCAGTTCAGCGCGACTATCAAAACCTCTCCTTCGTTCTTTCTGGGGCACAGCTTGGTATTACGATCACTACACTTGCCACGGGCTACCTAGCAGAGCCTGTTCTAGCCAAGTTTCTTACACCTCTTTTGGCATTCTTCGGGCTGCCGCATACTGCAAGTACTGCAGTCGCCTTAATCTTGGCGCTTGTCATTGCAACTCTGCTGTCCATGGTTTTTGGTGAGTTAGTCCCCAAAAATATTGCGATTACCAATCCGCTTGGCACAGCACGCCATGTTGTTGGCCCCGTCAATGCTTTCAATACCGTATTTAAAGGTTTTATCAATACCTTAAATAAGTCAGCGAACTGGACAGTACGTAAACTCGGCATCGAGCCAGCGGATGAGCTGGCAACAGCCCGGTCCACCCAAGAATTAACTGCATTAGTTCGTAGCTCTGCGGAAACAGGCGATATAGATGAAAATACTGCTCTTGTTTTAGACCGATCTTTAAAGTTTGGTGAGACCACCGCAGAGGAACTCATGACGCCTCGGTCTACGGTAGAGACTCTCAGCGAAGATTCTACAGTTATTGATTTAATCAATCTTGCTATTGAAACTGGCCATTCGCGTTTCCCCGTTATCCGAGGTGATCTCGATGACACAATTGGTGTTGTTCACTTTAAAGACGCTTTTTCTGTTCCAAAGGAACAGCGCCACTCCGTTCTTTTGCACTCATTGGCTCGTCCGGTTCCCATAGTTCCGGCTAGTCTCGACGGCGATTCTGTACTTAATGCTGTTAGATCTGCAGGTTCACAGATTATTTTGGTTGCCGATGAGTACGGTGGTACCGCAGGATTGATCACTATCGAAGACGTGGTTGAAGAAATTTTGGGAGAAGTTTACGACGAACACGACGATGCAGAATCTGAGCGAGATTTCCAGCGTTTTGGTTCCAGTTGGGAGGTATCTGGGTTAGTTAGACTTGATGAACTCGCTGAAAAAGTCGGCTATTTCGCTCCCGAAGGTCCCTATGAAACGCTCGGAGGCCTAGTCATGTGCGTTCTGGGACGCATACCAAAAGTTAATGATGAGATTCTTGTACCTGAGAGTGATAACCCGCTGCTTGCAGAGTTTGAGTCCGGATATAAGGGGCGATGGGTAGCCAAAGTAACTGTCATGGAAGATAGACGAGTAGATAGAGTTATTCTCTCCCCTATTACGGACGAGGAAGCCACTCGTTTTATTAGTTCAACCGAGGAGGATAACTCATGA
- a CDS encoding class I SAM-dependent DNA methyltransferase, translating into MPTWKDMIARNPEHSRNYAARWDNLAAAGNDILGEARLIDAMAQRKARILDAGCGQGRIGGYLSERGHTVVGVDIDDYLISQARLNYPQAEWHVIDLGCETVPENEFDLVVCAGNVLTFISPEKRVDALKNIYDATAVGGRCVFGFGAGRGYIFPHFFEDLNTAGFSIDANFESWDLRPISEDSTFLVSIVSKRP; encoded by the coding sequence ATGCCAACCTGGAAAGACATGATTGCACGTAACCCTGAACATTCCCGCAACTACGCGGCTAGATGGGATAACTTAGCCGCCGCCGGAAACGATATCCTAGGTGAAGCTCGGCTTATCGACGCCATGGCGCAACGGAAAGCTCGTATTCTAGATGCTGGCTGTGGCCAGGGAAGAATTGGTGGATATCTTTCCGAACGTGGGCATACAGTAGTTGGTGTAGATATCGACGACTACCTTATCAGCCAAGCACGTTTAAATTACCCGCAAGCTGAATGGCATGTCATTGACTTAGGTTGCGAGACTGTTCCTGAAAATGAATTTGACCTCGTAGTTTGTGCTGGAAACGTACTGACTTTTATCTCTCCAGAGAAACGCGTGGATGCTCTGAAAAATATCTATGATGCAACAGCCGTGGGTGGTAGATGCGTCTTTGGCTTTGGCGCAGGACGTGGGTACATTTTCCCACATTTTTTTGAAGACCTTAACACTGCCGGTTTTAGTATTGACGCTAACTTTGAATCATGGGATCTGCGTCCTATATCGGAAGACTCAACATTCTTGGTCTCCATTGTGAGTAAAAGACCTTAA
- a CDS encoding hemolysin family protein: MNLLTAIVLIVVLLLANAYFVAAEFALISSRKDRIENLISQGRPGAKRVLYATEHLSIMLAACQFGITICSLILGKVAEPAIARFIEGPFASLGLSAHLLHPTSFVIALGIITFLHILFGEMVPKNISLAGPETLALWLVPTLIVFCKLTRPFLVLMNWSARITLKAFGIEQKDELDSTVDPNQLATMISESRSEGFLDAEEHARLNNALRVEDRSIKEALIPLSRVRTLDFGTRGPKLSDLEQAVAETGFSRFPVMGKDGSYIGYVHVKDILDRFDTDTPDHIIHRSEIRPLTIVAATGTMDEALQLMHKKSAHMAQVRDRGLLLGVITLEDLIEEYVGTFSDWTHEQG; encoded by the coding sequence ATGAACCTCCTCACAGCTATCGTATTAATAGTTGTTTTATTGTTAGCAAACGCTTATTTTGTCGCGGCTGAGTTCGCTTTGATCTCTTCACGGAAAGACCGCATCGAAAACCTCATTTCACAAGGACGACCCGGGGCAAAACGGGTGTTATACGCCACCGAGCATCTCTCCATCATGTTGGCTGCTTGCCAATTTGGTATCACGATTTGTTCCTTGATCCTGGGTAAAGTGGCTGAACCAGCTATCGCCCGTTTTATCGAAGGACCTTTTGCTTCTCTAGGGTTATCTGCGCACCTTTTGCATCCCACCTCTTTTGTCATCGCCTTAGGTATTATTACGTTCCTCCACATTCTCTTCGGCGAGATGGTCCCTAAAAATATTTCACTAGCAGGCCCCGAAACACTTGCATTGTGGCTTGTCCCCACGCTTATTGTCTTTTGCAAGTTAACTCGACCATTCTTAGTTTTGATGAACTGGTCTGCTCGAATCACGTTAAAGGCGTTCGGCATTGAACAAAAAGACGAGCTTGATTCCACCGTCGATCCAAATCAATTAGCCACGATGATTTCTGAATCACGCTCCGAAGGCTTTCTGGATGCGGAAGAGCATGCCCGTCTTAATAACGCACTCAGAGTGGAGGATCGCTCTATAAAAGAAGCTCTTATTCCACTATCCAGGGTAAGAACTCTTGACTTTGGTACCCGTGGTCCTAAGCTGAGTGACCTTGAACAAGCCGTCGCAGAGACTGGTTTTTCTCGCTTTCCGGTAATGGGTAAAGATGGCTCGTATATCGGTTACGTCCATGTCAAAGATATTTTGGACCGTTTTGATACCGATACTCCAGACCACATCATCCATCGCTCAGAAATTAGACCACTAACTATCGTCGCTGCTACTGGCACGATGGATGAAGCTCTCCAACTAATGCATAAAAAATCAGCCCACATGGCGCAAGTCCGCGATCGAGGATTACTGCTGGGCGTAATCACCCTAGAAGATCTTATCGAGGAATACGTAGGGACATTCTCCGACTGGACTCACGAGCAGGGATGA
- the gndA gene encoding NADP-dependent phosphogluconate dehydrogenase, with product MTDQSNLAQIGVVGLAVMGSNLARNFAHKGHTVAVYNRSAAKTHTLMQEHGSEGNFIPSETIEEFVASLEKPRRAIIMVQAGAATDAVINQLADAMEPGDIIIDGGNSLYTDTIRREKEIAARGLNFVGAGISGGEEGALNGPSIMPGGPAESWDALGPLLESISAVVDGTPCVTHIGPDGAGHFVKMVHNGIEYADMQVIGEAYQLLRYAAGMEPAEIAEIFKTWNKGDLDSYLIEITAEVLSQVDAETGQPLIDVIVDAAGQKGTGRWTVKAALDLGIPVTGIGEAVFARALSGAAKQRAATIGSLPSGTLLTLDKLDTDKETFVEDVRRALYASKLVAYAQGFDEIQAGSEEHDWSVDPRDLATIWRGGCIIRAKFLNRIREAYDADSSLPSLLLDPYFKAELGGLVDSWRRVVVAATQLGLPVPVFTSSLSYYDSLRAERLPAALIQGQRDFFGAHTYKRVDKEGTFHTQWSGDRSEIETS from the coding sequence ATGACTGATCAATCCAACTTGGCACAAATCGGAGTTGTCGGACTTGCGGTGATGGGATCAAACCTCGCTCGTAATTTTGCACATAAAGGACACACCGTAGCTGTCTATAACCGCAGCGCTGCAAAAACCCACACGTTGATGCAGGAACACGGCTCTGAAGGAAATTTCATTCCTTCAGAGACAATTGAGGAATTCGTTGCTTCGTTGGAGAAACCGCGCCGGGCAATCATCATGGTTCAGGCAGGTGCTGCTACTGATGCTGTAATCAACCAACTGGCAGACGCTATGGAACCAGGCGATATCATTATCGACGGTGGTAATTCCTTGTACACGGACACAATCCGTCGAGAAAAAGAAATTGCCGCACGCGGTCTCAACTTTGTAGGCGCAGGAATCTCAGGCGGCGAAGAAGGTGCTCTTAATGGCCCATCCATCATGCCAGGAGGTCCAGCAGAGTCGTGGGATGCACTAGGTCCTCTCTTAGAATCCATCTCTGCCGTCGTCGATGGAACTCCTTGCGTAACTCACATCGGTCCAGATGGCGCAGGGCACTTTGTCAAGATGGTTCATAATGGAATCGAATACGCTGACATGCAGGTCATTGGCGAGGCTTATCAGTTACTGCGCTATGCAGCTGGTATGGAACCTGCGGAAATCGCTGAGATTTTCAAGACTTGGAATAAGGGCGACCTTGACTCGTATCTCATTGAGATTACCGCTGAGGTGCTATCCCAGGTTGATGCAGAAACTGGTCAACCACTTATCGATGTTATCGTCGATGCTGCCGGACAGAAAGGAACGGGCCGCTGGACTGTAAAGGCAGCGCTCGACTTAGGAATCCCGGTAACAGGTATCGGAGAAGCCGTTTTCGCTCGTGCCCTCTCTGGAGCAGCCAAGCAGCGCGCTGCAACTATTGGAAGCCTCCCTTCCGGAACGCTTCTTACCCTAGACAAGCTAGACACAGACAAAGAGACATTTGTAGAGGATGTTCGTCGTGCGCTGTACGCATCTAAGCTTGTTGCATATGCCCAGGGATTTGATGAGATCCAGGCCGGCTCCGAAGAGCACGATTGGTCTGTAGACCCTCGAGACTTAGCTACAATTTGGCGCGGCGGATGCATTATTCGAGCAAAATTCCTCAATCGTATCCGTGAGGCTTACGACGCAGACTCGTCTCTGCCGTCGCTTCTTCTAGATCCCTATTTCAAAGCTGAGCTTGGTGGTCTTGTAGATTCCTGGCGTCGAGTGGTTGTCGCTGCCACTCAGCTAGGTCTTCCCGTCCCAGTTTTTACTTCTTCACTTTCCTACTACGATTCGCTTCGTGCAGAACGTTTACCTGCGGCACTCATTCAGGGACAGCGCGATTTCTTCGGCGCCCACACATATAAACGAGTGGATAAAGAAGGCACGTTCCATACGCAGTGGTCCGGAGACCGTAGCGAGATTGAAACGTCTTAA
- a CDS encoding DEAD/DEAH box helicase, with amino-acid sequence MTSFSDLGLPVSIVHVLNRQGITAPFPIQEAAIPDALKGRDVLGRGPTGSGKTFTFGLPMIAALAKTGASLPGHPRGLILVPTRELAAQVRERLDEPAAALGLRILDVVGGVSINRHITAFAAPVDILVATPGRAQDLVNNKKLFLDKVLITTLDEADQMADMGFLPQVLKLLELTPRDAQRLLFSATLDGDVNKLVERFMHDPVTHSTAEVAAAVDTMTHYRLHVGDRDSRNDVVLRIAGRIGKTIMFMRTKHGVDRQVKKLRRIGINAVGIHGDKDQNTRTNAITGFSDGSVPVLVATDIAARGIDIGDVDLVVHVDPPAEHKAYLHRAGRTARAGSSGTVVTLVMEEQIQEVDTLLHKAGVNAESLEVSANSPELVHITGAQKITGEPLPPFGAAQPQQRQKKSQSTKNSATRRRKPQRQRTASKSRGSAASFRGKNKKDGQRGGRS; translated from the coding sequence ATGACTTCATTCTCCGACCTCGGATTACCGGTGTCCATTGTCCATGTGCTCAATCGCCAAGGAATAACCGCACCGTTTCCTATCCAAGAGGCTGCCATCCCAGATGCTCTCAAAGGGCGAGATGTCCTTGGGCGCGGCCCAACGGGTTCGGGGAAAACCTTCACCTTTGGTCTTCCTATGATCGCAGCACTAGCTAAGACTGGGGCCTCGCTTCCGGGGCATCCTCGTGGTTTGATTCTGGTGCCCACAAGAGAATTGGCAGCTCAAGTACGTGAGCGTCTCGACGAACCCGCTGCTGCTTTGGGTCTCAGAATTCTCGATGTTGTTGGCGGTGTCAGCATTAACCGCCATATAACGGCATTTGCAGCCCCTGTCGACATTCTCGTGGCGACACCAGGACGCGCACAAGATCTTGTGAACAATAAAAAACTCTTCCTTGATAAAGTCCTGATCACTACTCTCGACGAAGCTGATCAGATGGCAGACATGGGGTTTCTTCCACAAGTTCTTAAACTCCTTGAACTTACTCCCCGCGATGCTCAGCGCCTACTTTTTTCCGCGACCCTAGACGGTGACGTTAATAAGCTTGTCGAGCGTTTCATGCATGACCCCGTAACGCATTCCACTGCGGAGGTAGCAGCCGCCGTGGACACCATGACGCATTACCGTTTGCATGTGGGCGATCGGGACTCCCGGAATGACGTCGTCCTGCGTATTGCGGGGCGTATCGGAAAAACGATCATGTTTATGAGAACCAAGCATGGTGTGGATCGTCAAGTGAAAAAACTACGGCGCATCGGTATTAACGCTGTCGGTATTCACGGTGATAAAGACCAGAATACCCGTACAAATGCCATCACAGGCTTTTCAGATGGGTCGGTACCAGTTCTAGTGGCTACTGATATAGCAGCTCGAGGAATAGATATCGGAGACGTTGACCTCGTTGTTCACGTCGATCCTCCAGCAGAGCACAAAGCCTACCTACACCGTGCAGGACGCACAGCCAGGGCGGGTTCTTCGGGGACAGTAGTTACCCTTGTTATGGAAGAACAGATACAAGAAGTAGATACCCTACTGCATAAAGCTGGTGTGAACGCAGAGTCTCTGGAAGTATCAGCAAATTCCCCAGAGCTAGTCCACATCACCGGGGCGCAAAAAATTACGGGAGAACCTTTACCCCCGTTCGGTGCGGCGCAGCCACAACAACGACAAAAGAAGTCACAATCAACAAAAAACAGCGCAACGCGTCGTAGAAAGCCTCAACGGCAACGTACCGCGTCTAAGTCTCGTGGTAGCGCTGCGAGTTTTAGAGGAAAAAATAAGAAAGATGGACAACGCGGTGGGCGTAGCTAA
- a CDS encoding magnesium and cobalt transport protein CorA, producing MPTIRPRKVHQFPPHRSTMPVEEITDHCRIYVDGSLQSDTLTHNEALQRVKELNKNGHHAFVWLSLEEPTQSHMLQLADDFGIHELIVEDAVAAHQRPKVERYDDQLFIVVRSVVYRDHETVDDASDIINTGEVQMLVSSDFIITIRHKTKLPLLDARLDTPEEVNAYGPMGIAWAWSDHLVDNYIRIVGELSQDVDELEEVFTPGSTFNIEQIYMLKREILEMRHSVDPLDPAFRLMIGANKDIINKQLRSYLRDVLDHIMVVKDQVTSFDERLSALIDAGVAKITLQQNSDMRAISAYVGMAAVPTLIAGVYGMNFGHMPELGSQYGYYIVIAVMVGIVMWLWWYFKKMRWLDK from the coding sequence GTGCCTACGATAAGGCCACGTAAAGTGCATCAGTTTCCACCACACCGATCCACAATGCCGGTGGAAGAAATAACTGATCACTGCCGGATATATGTTGATGGAAGCCTGCAATCAGACACGTTGACGCATAATGAGGCTCTTCAGAGGGTAAAAGAGCTCAATAAAAACGGCCATCATGCATTTGTATGGCTTTCCCTCGAAGAACCTACCCAGTCGCATATGCTCCAGCTCGCTGATGACTTTGGAATCCATGAGTTGATCGTTGAAGACGCTGTTGCAGCGCATCAACGCCCAAAGGTTGAGCGTTATGATGATCAGCTTTTCATCGTGGTTCGATCCGTTGTCTACCGGGATCATGAGACCGTAGATGACGCCTCCGATATCATTAACACCGGCGAGGTACAGATGCTCGTCAGCAGCGATTTCATTATCACCATTCGGCATAAAACGAAACTTCCTCTCCTCGACGCTCGGCTCGATACACCTGAGGAGGTTAACGCCTATGGGCCGATGGGTATCGCTTGGGCGTGGTCAGATCATTTAGTAGATAACTACATCCGTATTGTCGGCGAGCTTAGCCAAGATGTGGACGAGCTGGAAGAAGTCTTTACTCCAGGTAGTACTTTTAACATCGAACAGATTTATATGCTGAAGAGGGAAATCCTTGAAATGCGGCATTCTGTTGACCCTTTGGATCCAGCATTTCGCCTGATGATCGGAGCTAATAAAGACATAATTAATAAGCAGCTTCGATCATACTTACGCGACGTCCTAGATCACATCATGGTAGTTAAAGACCAGGTGACCAGTTTTGATGAGCGCCTCTCTGCGCTTATCGACGCAGGCGTGGCCAAGATTACTCTCCAACAAAATTCCGACATGCGCGCCATCTCTGCTTATGTGGGCATGGCAGCTGTCCCCACGCTTATCGCTGGTGTTTATGGGATGAATTTTGGACACATGCCCGAACTAGGTTCTCAGTACGGCTACTACATAGTCATCGCCGTGATGGTAGGTATTGTGATGTGGCTATGGTGGTACTTTAAGAAGATGCGATGGCTAGATAAGTAA
- a CDS encoding PaaI family thioesterase yields MGNGTKMLEMLKDLNQCGLSIEQLDQFNSLSEGFSKTLGLRFTEITPQSVKAELPVSDAHLQVSGMVNGGVHSSLAETVGSVAGIIAANGKLVVGANCTTDFLGTVSAGVIDVEAKVIHPGRTSQLIGIDLYHRHKLVARATLRTIVITPQPEAPKKDKFNISATQ; encoded by the coding sequence ATGGGCAACGGAACAAAAATGTTGGAAATGCTCAAGGATCTCAATCAGTGTGGTTTGAGCATTGAGCAGCTTGATCAGTTTAATTCTCTCAGCGAAGGTTTTAGTAAAACACTTGGACTACGTTTTACAGAGATAACACCGCAGTCGGTAAAAGCAGAGCTGCCGGTTAGCGATGCTCACCTTCAGGTCTCTGGAATGGTAAATGGCGGTGTGCATTCATCGCTAGCGGAAACCGTTGGGTCGGTAGCTGGCATTATCGCCGCTAATGGGAAGCTCGTTGTCGGGGCTAATTGTACGACGGATTTTTTGGGAACGGTTAGCGCAGGGGTTATCGACGTAGAAGCGAAGGTGATCCATCCAGGTCGCACTAGCCAACTTATAGGAATCGATCTGTATCACCGACACAAGCTCGTGGCGCGGGCGACTCTTCGCACAATCGTTATCACACCCCAACCTGAAGCACCCAAGAAAGACAAGTTCAATATCAGTGCAACGCAGTGA